A genomic window from Gemmatimonadota bacterium includes:
- a CDS encoding energy transducer TonB, with amino-acid sequence MGPPRPASNDSRSSGWGSGSSTPTRCALDATTEFDLPFRLALPRSRGTLTSARRDQLGIELEPRTIRGGASLRYPPELLADSIEGRVTVGYAIDTVGRVDPRTTVVLESSHPAFTASVRTTLGALRYQPAQYSGAPQCIFSTQEFVFALQRRR; translated from the coding sequence ATGGGGCCGCCGCGCCCGGCCTCTAACGACTCTCGTTCGTCGGGATGGGGCTCGGGGTCATCGACACCGACACGCTGCGCCCTCGACGCGACGACGGAGTTCGATCTCCCCTTCCGCCTCGCGCTCCCCCGGTCGCGCGGGACCCTCACATCGGCGCGGCGCGATCAGCTCGGCATCGAGCTCGAACCCCGCACGATTCGGGGCGGCGCCTCGCTGCGGTACCCGCCGGAGCTGCTCGCCGATTCCATCGAGGGCCGCGTCACCGTCGGATACGCGATCGACACCGTCGGCCGCGTCGATCCGCGGACGACGGTCGTCCTCGAGAGCTCGCATCCCGCGTTCACCGCCTCGGTCCGGACCACGCTGGGCGCCCTGCGCTACCAACCCGCGCAGTACAGCGGCGCGCCGCAGTGCATCTTCTCGACGCAGGAGTTCGTTTTTGCGCTGCAGCGGCGCCGCTAG